A DNA window from Naumovozyma dairenensis CBS 421 chromosome 10, complete genome contains the following coding sequences:
- the AOS1 gene encoding E1 ubiquitin-activating protein AOS1 (similar to Saccharomyces cerevisiae AOS1 (YPR180W); ancestral locus Anc_7.536), with amino-acid sequence MSMTQPQKATTGELNKLSEDEIALYDRQIRLWGMAAQANMRSAKVLLVNLGSLGTEITKNIVLSGIGHLTILDSHIVTEEDLGSQFFLSKDDVGKSRLDAVGSKIKDLNPKVTLEFDNGVVECKNKEYFSQFDLIIGTELNKTRSTELNKITRSLKTPLYLAASNGLFSYIFVDLIQFDAVDEKIQSMKPTTIGKVSSNREIIDVQTYKAEDDEKIVHEKITTRNYYKSFEDMLQTATLEGKLNKRQLKKVSSLLPLTFTSLVSDIPIETLSQEKLQELVIQVCEKLGLATSNISNEYVEQFQRQTNTEFAPVSAIIGGALSQDVINILGKKQAPLNNFIIFDGITLEMRIFEL; translated from the coding sequence ATGTCGATGACTCAACCACAGAAGGCCACAACTGGTGAACTTAATAAGTTAAGCGAAGATGAAATCGCTCTTTATGATAGACAGATCAGATTATGGGGGATGGCAGCTCAAGCCAATATGAGATCAGCTAAAGTTTTACTTGTCAATTTAGGTTCCCTTGGTACAGAGATCACTAAGAATATTGTTCTGAGCGGTATTGGCCATTTGACTATCTTAGACTCTCATATTGTCactgaagaagatttgGGTTCTCAATTCTTTCTGTCGAAGGATGATGTGGGAAAGAGTCGATTGGATGCTGTTGGCTCTAAAATTAAGGATTTAAATCCAAAGGTTACTTTAGAATTTGATAATGGTGTTGTTGAGTGCAAGAacaaagaatattttaGCCAATTTGACTTGATCATTGGGACCGAATTAAATAAAACCCGATCTACTGAACTTAATAAGATTACAAGAAGCTTGAAAACCCCATTATATTTAGCAGCATCTAATGGATTgttttcatatatatttgttgatttaattcaatttgatgCAGTTGATGAGAAAATACAAAGTATGAAACCTACCACGATTGGAAAAGTATCATCTAATAGAGAAATCATTGATGTACAGACATATAAAGCCGAAGATGATGAGAAAATTGTTCATGAAAAGATAACAACAAGAAACTATTATAAATCATTCGAAGATATGTTACAAACAGCTACATTAGAGGGTAAATTAAACAAGagacaattgaaaaaagtttCTAGTCTGCTACCTTTGACATTTACATCTCTTGTATCTGACATACCAATTGAAACTTTAAGTCAAGAGAAACTACAAGAACTTGTTATCCAAGTATGTGAGAAATTGGGTCTAGCGACATCTAATATTTCGAATGAATATGTAGAACAATTCCAAAGACAAACTAATACGGAGTTTGCCCCTGTATCTGCAATCATTGGTGGGGCACTCTCACAAGATGTCATCAATATCCTTGGGAAAAAACAAGCaccattaaataattttattatttttgatgGGATTACATTAGAAATGAGAATCTTCGAACTATGA